DNA from Sorex araneus isolate mSorAra2 chromosome 6, mSorAra2.pri, whole genome shotgun sequence:
caaagcaagcaccttaacccctgtattatctctcaggcccctcagatatatttatttatttatttggatttttgggtcatattcagtaaagttcagggtttactcctgacagtacttggggaatcatataggatgtcagggactgACCTGAAACAGCCTTGTGCAAGTCACATGCTCtaccctgtattatttctctggcccctcctcagatattttttaaactttatcttCAACTCACACACAGTAGAGTATGCTATAGAACAATGTAGAACCAGAGGAGTAATCAGGGGAAATAGGTTCATGTCACTAGCTATATAATATTGAGCATCTATGCACTAAGCACTTTTACAACACTTGCAAGTGACAGAGATAAATTCCAGTCTAGGGATTATTACTTATAAACAATGCTATTAGCTATTTTTCTATCCTATCTTTTGATGATACAACACTAATAACACATTTTAAGGGGGATACATATAAACATGCAGAATTCTTAAAAGAAATCGATGTTCCTTGAAGAAGTTGAACCAGCATAACCCAAAGCTGAGTGACTCCACAAGAGAAAAAGTGACTTTATAAGAATCTTCAGATGATTAGAACAATGTGCTTACTCACATGAAAACATCTGTGCAAAATCACAGGACTATCCCGCAAGAGTGGGACAGTAGTCAATGCTGTCTATTTAATTAATGTTCATACAGTAAGACTATTACACATTAATAATAATGTCATACTGTCATAAAAGAATAGATGGGAACTAAAGTTACAATAAGTAGAGATTAACTAGTTCTTAGCTATGCAGAGTAGTAACTGTGTTCCATCAAAACTGGTCAAACAAGTCTACTAgcatttcactttgttttgccAGTCATAAgagatattttcttattatttatcttGTGATTGGTGGACACATGGCAGTCACAGGTGTTAACAGAAGACCTGTACTTGAATCTCAAATTTACCATTATTATGTTATTTGGGAAAAATATGTTTAATCCTAGAATAGTCATATCAACTATTTTGAAAGGACAACTGTCTTATTTTGTAAACTGAGTAATAGTTGGATTGACTATACTTATAAGCATTGTACTGGTAGATACTATATTCATTAAGAAATGGTTTACTCTTTAAAGGATTCATCTTCACTATTCAAAATGACTTTATAATTTCTAATGAAGAGATTTTTtcatattaaagaaatataataatgtACTAGCAGGGTGGAGAGAGTTCATACATTTTGAAATACTAAAGTTTATTTATACCAATTTGATCTAGAAATTAAGCAACATGAAAATAGGCTAAACTTTAGAGAAAGTTGAGACTATGAATATTTCCAGTTTATTATCTCCAATGAAAGAGATCACATTACTCTCTAATGATATTATTTTCCTGGATCCATAGATCTAATTCTTTGACCAGAAGGATGCTTCATTCATCTCATGCCCAGGCACTATAATTAAAATAGAAGAGGTGACTTGTTCCTATCAAGAAGTTCATtgtttcattaataattttaagcattaaaaattgaatgtacaaaataaaattcaaggctatagagatagcacaggggttaagcctCATGCCTTACTTTTAgtagaccctggtttgatttccagcatcacatatggtttcctcaAGCAACTGCAGTTATGATTCCTGgacatagagtcaggagtgagctcagacagagctgagtgtggcccgACTTGCCCACCAAAAAGAAGACAAACTACTCAATATTTAATTCTATGAAAATCATTTGCAAAGAGTACACAAGTCTTCTATTTCGTTAGTGAATCATAAACACAGTAGTTTAtgatttgttcatgattgggtttcagtcatataatgttccaatacctgtcccttcagcagtgtatgtttcttttctaccaccaatgtccccagtttccctcccctgccccacagcCTGCCCCTATGGTaggcactcttctctctctctctctctctctctctctctctctctctctctctctctctctctctctctctctctttctctttacagATGTGTGTATCACAGCTGTGTATCATACACCTGGAAACTGGCATGAACAAAACAGGCAAAACTGATTGAATATAATAAAGTAATGGGTAAAAGATAGGTAGGAATTGTTAGTTTAGGTGGCTCAGAAGTGAGCACGGAGGAGTTCATTAAAGATTAGAATAAAGACACCTGATTAGCCTCAACATGGGCTAGAGTTATATAGATTTCCCAAAGGCAATAACCTATGAAATAACCAATTATAATAATAGgaagtaataaaggaaaagaaatgaacaaaatggaAGGTAGCACAGGACAAGTTTGTCAGATGTCAGTTCCTTATACTGTGGACAATAGAACTGAGAATACTATTTCAGCAGCTATGAGTCAATTGAATCCctttcttacatattttatacattaacAGGAATGCTGTGTCATCAATGATGCTGGAACCACCCTACAACCACACAGCGGAAACCACTTCCTTCTTCCTTGTGGGTATCCCAGGTTTGCAGTCTTCACATCTCTGGCTGGCTATAACACTAACTGCCATGTATGCCATCGTCCTCTTAGGGAATACCCTcataatcactgtcatctggATGGATTCCACTCTCCGAGAGCCCATGTACTACTTTCTATGTGTGCTAGCTGCTGTGGACATTGTCATGGCCTCTTCCGTAGTGCCCAAGATGATGGACATCTTCTTCTTGGGAAATGGCTCCATCAGCTTTTATGCTTGTTTTACTCAGATGTATTTTGTTCATGCAGCCACAGCTGTGGAGACAGGGCTGCTGCTGGCTATGGCTTTTGACCGCTATGTAGCCATCTGTAAGCCCCTACATTATAAAACAATTCTCACACCTCAAGTGATGCTGGGCATGTGTGTGGTCATCATCATCAGAGCTGCCATCTTCATGACTCCATTAAGTTGGATGGTGAGTCATCTCCCTTTCTGTGGCTCCAATGTGGTTCTCCATTCCTACTGTGAGCACATAGCTGTGGCCAAGTTGGCATGTGCTGACCCCATGCCCAGTAGTCTCTACAGTATGATTGGTTCTTCCATTATTGTGGGCTCTGATGTGACTTTCATTGCAGCTTCCTATAACCTGATTCTCCAGGCAGTGTTCAGCCTTTCCTCAAAGAATGCTCAACTGAAAGCACTAAGCACCTGTGGATCCCATGTGGGGGTGATGGCTCTATACTACTTGCCGGGGATGGCATCCATCTATGTGGCCTGGATAGGGAAGGGCTTAGTGCCTTTACATACCCAAGTGCTGTTGGCTGACTTGTACTTGGTCATCCCACCTACCCTAAATCCCATTATTTATGGCTTGAGAACCAAACAGATAAGAGAACGAACATCAAATTTGCTGATGCGCTGCCTCTTTAACCACTCTCACTCATGACTACATTTTTTTCGTGTGTGGTTCACACATGGTGGTTCTTAGGGGTCAAGCTTGGAAGATTTtgggggaaccttatgtggtaccaggatagAAAGCAAGTAGGCTGTATGCAGGATAAAcatcttagccactgtactacctctctgattcCAAgagtttttttaagtaaaataattttatttaaagaatatgaGCGATAGGGGGgaacagagaaggaagagagaagggagagagtaggaaggaaagagggaggaagaagagggagaaaacgGAGAAGAGGGACaatgagaaaaggagagagagaaatagaacaagagaatgggagagagggcACAGAAATGGGACTGGCAGTTCCCACATCTCTCCAGAGGGCAGAGACTTATAAATACAAATTCTACTCAGGctgcatttgggtcacaccaagcattgctcaggagtattactcctggctctgctgccaggaatgactcttgtcaatcctcaggggactatatgggatgctgaggattgaacttgggcaaGTCAAACTCTTCCAgctctatctctggccccacaaggTGCTTACTTTTGAAGTTGATAAGCAAAGTTGGCTTGATTCTCTTGGCACCATAAATGTTCTaagataaaactataaaaattattctCATATAACATCAATTTCTAGCaagtatgtaaataaaaaattaatttattttgttttttttttttttggaaaatacctggtgatgctcaggagttactcctggcagacttgaggTACCTATGGGTTAcaggggctcgaacccaggtcagtcatgtgaaaggtaaatgccctacccattgtactatctctccagccctg
Protein-coding regions in this window:
- the LOC101548789 gene encoding olfactory receptor 52I1-like; its protein translation is MLEPPYNHTAETTSFFLVGIPGLQSSHLWLAITLTAMYAIVLLGNTLIITVIWMDSTLREPMYYFLCVLAAVDIVMASSVVPKMMDIFFLGNGSISFYACFTQMYFVHAATAVETGLLLAMAFDRYVAICKPLHYKTILTPQVMLGMCVVIIIRAAIFMTPLSWMVSHLPFCGSNVVLHSYCEHIAVAKLACADPMPSSLYSMIGSSIIVGSDVTFIAASYNLILQAVFSLSSKNAQLKALSTCGSHVGVMALYYLPGMASIYVAWIGKGLVPLHTQVLLADLYLVIPPTLNPIIYGLRTKQIRERTSNLLMRCLFNQCTRGSRDTAIGIQHLSSAWHVLLLKLHSKSMLSHLTDTLGP